A single region of the Microlunatus panaciterrae genome encodes:
- the pspAA gene encoding PspA-associated protein PspAA, which produces MIVRILGEGQWVLDEQAVAALNGLDDAVEQAVQANDEQQLAAALHSLLEQVRSSGAVVPDDALQDSDLILPSSDATLDEVRRLLDESEEGLIPG; this is translated from the coding sequence ATGATCGTGCGCATCCTCGGCGAGGGCCAGTGGGTGCTCGACGAGCAGGCGGTGGCCGCCCTGAACGGACTGGACGATGCCGTCGAGCAGGCGGTGCAGGCGAACGACGAGCAGCAGCTGGCTGCGGCGTTGCACTCGCTGCTCGAGCAGGTCCGCAGCAGCGGCGCGGTCGTCCCTGATGACGCGCTGCAGGATTCCGACCTCATCCTGCCCTCGTCCGACGCGACCCTCGACGAGGTGCGGCGGCTGCTGGACGAGTCCGAAGAGGGACTCATCCCCGGCTGA
- a CDS encoding sulfurtransferase TusA family protein → MTTSPEDQPALQLDCLGMKCPRPIIELARRMSEVPVGAVVELLADDPAAGPDVAAWCRMRSQQLVADQRPRFLIRRTA, encoded by the coding sequence GTGACCACATCCCCGGAGGACCAGCCGGCCCTGCAGCTGGACTGTCTCGGGATGAAGTGCCCGCGGCCGATCATCGAGCTGGCCAGGCGGATGTCCGAGGTGCCCGTCGGAGCGGTGGTTGAGCTGCTGGCCGACGACCCGGCGGCCGGACCGGATGTCGCCGCCTGGTGCCGGATGCGCAGCCAGCAGCTGGTCGCCGACCAGCGACCGCGGTTCCTGATCCGCCGCACGGCCTGA
- the gcvT gene encoding glycine cleavage system aminomethyltransferase GcvT, producing MSPDDHAGPAATELQTSPLHGRHLEAGAKFAEFGGWSMPLEYAAGGVLAEHAAVRNAVGLFDVSHLGKATVAGPGAADFVNACLTADLTRIGPGQAQYTLLCADDGGVVDDLIAYLKSDDEVFLIPNAANCAAVVARLAEAALPGVVVTSQHRDFFVIAVQGPHSDAVLTAAGLPAGHDYMSFVTASFQGAPVTVCRTGYTGERGYELVAAADRAVAVWDAVVAAGQPYGLRPAGLGARDTLRTEMGYPLHGQDISPEITPVQARLGWAVGWKKPAFFGDRALRAEKEAGPSRLLRGLKAVGRGIPRPHMTVSSPAGDRIGEVTSGTFSPTLKTGIALALVDAAFSDGDTVTVDIRGRAESFVITRPPFVTPGVRET from the coding sequence GTGTCGCCCGACGACCACGCAGGGCCGGCAGCCACCGAGCTGCAGACGTCACCGCTGCATGGCCGCCACCTGGAGGCCGGTGCGAAGTTCGCCGAGTTCGGCGGCTGGTCGATGCCGCTGGAGTACGCCGCCGGCGGAGTGCTGGCCGAACACGCGGCGGTCCGCAACGCGGTCGGCCTCTTCGACGTCAGCCATCTCGGCAAGGCCACCGTCGCCGGTCCCGGGGCAGCGGACTTCGTCAACGCCTGTCTGACCGCCGACCTGACCAGGATCGGCCCCGGACAGGCCCAGTACACCCTGCTCTGCGCGGACGACGGTGGTGTGGTGGACGACCTGATCGCCTATCTCAAGTCCGACGACGAGGTATTCCTGATCCCGAACGCGGCCAACTGCGCGGCCGTCGTGGCCCGGCTGGCCGAGGCAGCTCTGCCGGGGGTCGTGGTCACCAGCCAGCACCGGGACTTCTTCGTGATCGCCGTCCAGGGACCGCACTCCGACGCGGTGCTGACCGCTGCCGGGCTGCCCGCCGGCCACGACTACATGTCCTTCGTCACCGCCTCCTTCCAGGGCGCGCCCGTCACCGTCTGCCGGACCGGGTACACCGGCGAGCGCGGCTACGAGCTGGTGGCAGCGGCCGACCGGGCCGTCGCCGTCTGGGACGCGGTGGTCGCCGCCGGCCAGCCGTACGGGTTGCGGCCCGCCGGCCTGGGTGCCCGCGACACCCTGCGTACCGAGATGGGCTACCCGTTGCACGGCCAGGACATCTCACCAGAGATCACCCCGGTGCAGGCGCGGCTCGGCTGGGCGGTGGGCTGGAAGAAGCCCGCCTTCTTCGGCGACCGGGCGTTGCGGGCCGAGAAGGAGGCCGGCCCGAGTCGGCTGCTGCGCGGTCTCAAGGCGGTCGGTCGAGGGATCCCGCGACCGCACATGACGGTGTCCAGCCCGGCCGGCGACAGGATCGGCGAGGTCACCTCGGGGACGTTCTCCCCGACGCTGAAGACGGGCATCGCCCTGGCACTGGTCGATGCCGCCTTCTCCGACGGTGACACGGTGACGGTGGACATCCGCGGCCGGGCCGAGTCGTTCGTGATCACCCGGCCGCCGTTCGTCACCCCCGGTGTCCGTGAAACCTGA
- a CDS encoding leucyl aminopeptidase — protein sequence MPAPALPPLTFSRTVPNDADVLIIGLGGSGVVGVPDGVEKDYAKRYGVALAEMAKSLGAKAAADNCQAIPGIAGGPRILVVGIGETEPTPEDLRRAAGAGVRSAAGLADDEALGVAVSLGATEPETVRAVAEGALLGSYRYAPITSGDAAEARIGKITVIGEASSRQGPLQDSVEAAKVVAAAVLVAREWVNIPPNLLYPESFAEEARGLVKDAKIAIEVLDEKALAKEGYGGILAVGGGSSRPPRLVRLSYAPRGAKFHLALVGKGITFDSGGLNIKPGDGMYTMKSDMSGAAAVLAATHAIAQLGLKIKVTAYGALAENLPSDTAYRPSDVLTMYGGKTVENGNCDAEGRLVMADALARAGEDKPDLIIDVATLTGACVVALGERTGGLMTNDEETADRILDAAEMAGEDFWQLPIPKEIKPKLESKVADLRSTGSDRYAGALVAAAFLREFIGEDTPWAHLDIAGPAFHGGAPYGYVSPGGTGVAVRTLVALAANLTA from the coding sequence GTGCCCGCACCCGCACTGCCCCCGCTCACGTTCTCCCGTACCGTGCCCAACGATGCCGATGTGCTGATCATCGGTCTCGGCGGCTCCGGAGTGGTCGGCGTTCCCGACGGTGTCGAGAAGGACTACGCGAAGCGGTACGGGGTGGCGCTGGCCGAGATGGCCAAGAGCCTGGGGGCCAAGGCCGCGGCGGACAACTGCCAGGCCATCCCGGGCATCGCCGGCGGTCCACGGATCCTGGTGGTGGGGATCGGCGAGACGGAACCGACCCCGGAGGACCTGCGGCGGGCCGCCGGCGCCGGGGTGCGCAGCGCGGCCGGGCTGGCCGACGACGAAGCCCTCGGTGTTGCCGTGTCGCTGGGTGCCACCGAACCGGAGACGGTCCGCGCCGTCGCCGAGGGGGCGCTACTGGGCAGCTACCGCTACGCCCCGATCACCTCCGGCGACGCCGCCGAGGCGCGGATAGGCAAGATCACCGTGATCGGCGAGGCGAGCAGCCGTCAGGGTCCGCTCCAGGACTCGGTTGAGGCCGCCAAGGTGGTCGCAGCTGCGGTGCTCGTCGCCCGGGAGTGGGTCAACATCCCGCCGAACCTCCTCTATCCGGAGTCGTTCGCCGAGGAGGCCCGCGGCCTGGTCAAGGACGCCAAGATCGCTATCGAGGTGCTGGACGAGAAGGCGCTGGCCAAGGAGGGCTACGGAGGCATCCTGGCGGTCGGCGGCGGGTCGTCGCGCCCTCCGAGGCTGGTGCGGCTGAGCTATGCGCCGCGCGGGGCGAAGTTCCACCTGGCCCTGGTCGGCAAGGGCATCACCTTCGACTCCGGCGGTCTGAACATCAAGCCGGGCGACGGCATGTACACCATGAAGAGCGACATGTCCGGCGCCGCGGCGGTCCTCGCCGCCACCCATGCGATCGCCCAGCTCGGTCTCAAGATCAAGGTCACCGCCTACGGCGCGCTGGCCGAGAACCTGCCCTCCGACACCGCGTACCGGCCGTCGGACGTGTTGACCATGTACGGCGGCAAGACCGTGGAGAACGGCAACTGCGACGCCGAGGGCCGGCTGGTGATGGCCGACGCGCTGGCGCGGGCCGGTGAGGACAAGCCGGACCTGATCATCGACGTCGCCACCCTGACCGGCGCCTGCGTGGTGGCCCTCGGCGAGCGCACCGGCGGCCTGATGACCAACGACGAGGAGACCGCCGATCGGATCCTCGACGCCGCCGAGATGGCCGGCGAGGACTTCTGGCAGCTGCCGATCCCCAAGGAGATCAAGCCCAAGCTCGAGTCCAAGGTCGCCGACTTGCGCTCCACCGGCAGCGACCGGTATGCCGGCGCCCTGGTCGCGGCCGCGTTCCTGCGCGAGTTCATCGGCGAGGACACCCCCTGGGCCCACCTCGACATCGCCGGCCCCGCCTTCCACGGCGGCGCCCCCTACGGCTATGTCTCCCCCGGCGGCACCGGCGTCGCAGTCCGAACCCTCGTCGCCCTCGCCGCCAACCTGACCGCCTGA
- a CDS encoding aldo/keto reductase family protein, whose product MEFRYLGNSGLKVSAVSYGNWVTHGSQVEAEAATRCVQAALEAGITTFDTADTYANTKAEVILGDALAGQRRESLEIFTKVYFPTGPGGPNDTGLSRKHMMESINGSLKRLKTDYVDLYQAHRYDHETPLEETMQAFADIVRAGKALYIGVSEWTPDQLRAGHALARELRIPFVSNQPQYSALYRVIEPEVVPTCRELGISQVVFSPIAQGVLTGKYKPGQPVPEGSRATDERGSQFIQHMLTDEVLTRVQKLAPLAEAEGLSMAQLAVAWVLQNDNVASAITGGSRPEQIADNAAAAGKKLSAETMAGIDEALGDAVERDGSVVGQASPKSRLT is encoded by the coding sequence ATGGAGTTTCGTTATCTTGGCAACAGCGGCCTGAAGGTCTCGGCCGTCTCCTACGGCAACTGGGTGACGCACGGCTCGCAGGTCGAGGCCGAAGCCGCTACCCGTTGCGTCCAGGCGGCACTGGAGGCCGGCATCACCACCTTCGACACCGCGGACACGTACGCCAACACCAAGGCCGAGGTCATCCTCGGTGACGCGCTCGCGGGTCAGCGGCGGGAGAGCCTGGAGATCTTCACCAAGGTCTACTTCCCCACCGGCCCCGGCGGCCCGAACGACACCGGTCTGTCCCGCAAGCACATGATGGAGTCCATCAACGGCTCGCTGAAGCGGTTGAAGACCGACTACGTCGACCTCTACCAGGCGCACCGCTACGATCACGAGACTCCTCTCGAGGAGACGATGCAGGCATTCGCCGACATCGTCCGGGCTGGCAAGGCGCTCTACATCGGCGTCAGCGAGTGGACGCCCGATCAGCTGCGCGCCGGGCACGCCCTGGCCCGCGAGCTGCGCATCCCGTTCGTCTCCAACCAGCCGCAGTACAGCGCCCTCTACCGGGTGATCGAGCCGGAGGTCGTGCCGACCTGCCGTGAGCTCGGCATCAGCCAGGTGGTGTTCTCGCCGATCGCCCAGGGAGTGCTGACCGGCAAGTACAAGCCGGGCCAGCCGGTGCCGGAGGGTTCCCGGGCCACTGACGAGCGCGGCTCGCAGTTCATCCAGCACATGCTCACCGACGAGGTGCTGACCCGGGTGCAGAAGCTGGCGCCGCTGGCCGAGGCCGAGGGGCTGAGCATGGCCCAGCTGGCCGTCGCCTGGGTGCTGCAGAACGACAACGTGGCCTCCGCCATCACCGGCGGGTCACGCCCGGAGCAGATCGCCGACAACGCCGCCGCCGCCGGCAAGAAGCTGTCCGCCGAGACGATGGCCGGCATCGACGAGGCGCTCGGAGACGCGGTCGAGCGTGACGGCTCGGTGGTCGGGCAGGCCTCGCCGAAGTCCCGGCTGACCTGA
- a CDS encoding DUF3043 domain-containing protein, translated as MAFFRRNNNEVADPEPSEPTMDSTVAGRAKKDRPTPTRKEAEALRRQRLHRQLTKKEARAENARAARTDRMRAMQARDATPEKALMRDYVDSRFNIGEFLLPSLVVILALTFLNSVLPALTFISTILMYLFILLVMFDGFLMWRGFKKVLAERQPRAQTKGLLFYGMNRAIQIRRFRVPPPRIKRGESF; from the coding sequence GTGGCATTCTTCCGTCGCAACAACAACGAGGTCGCCGACCCCGAGCCGAGCGAGCCGACGATGGACTCGACCGTCGCCGGGCGGGCGAAGAAGGACCGGCCGACGCCGACCCGGAAGGAGGCTGAGGCGCTCCGCCGGCAGCGGCTGCACCGTCAGCTGACGAAGAAGGAGGCCCGGGCGGAGAACGCCCGCGCTGCCCGTACCGACCGGATGCGCGCGATGCAGGCCCGGGACGCGACGCCCGAGAAGGCCCTGATGCGTGACTATGTGGACTCGCGTTTCAACATCGGCGAGTTCCTGCTGCCGAGCCTGGTGGTCATCCTCGCGCTCACGTTCCTCAACTCGGTGCTGCCCGCACTGACGTTCATCAGCACCATCCTGATGTACCTGTTCATCCTGCTGGTGATGTTCGACGGCTTCCTGATGTGGCGGGGCTTCAAGAAGGTGCTGGCCGAACGGCAGCCACGGGCGCAGACCAAGGGGCTGCTGTTCTACGGGATGAACCGGGCGATTCAGATCCGTCGCTTCCGGGTACCGCCTCCCCGGATCAAGCGCGGCGAGTCCTTCTGA
- a CDS encoding DinB family protein, translating to MDTGREIDWTAELAQQLDWHWQHQVRPRLAGLTDAEYFWEPVAGCWNLRPRSAGTPPEAAGGGDFVIDFAVPEPVPPPVTTIAWRIGHLLVGVLGARNASHFGGPPIDYQSYDYPGTAALALERLDQAYAGWIGGVRGLDDAGLARPCGEYGFEQDPMAGLVLHINRETIHHCAEIALLRDLYAHRQPPLDPRPPG from the coding sequence ATGGACACCGGGCGCGAGATCGACTGGACAGCCGAGCTGGCGCAGCAGCTCGACTGGCACTGGCAGCACCAGGTCCGGCCACGGTTGGCCGGGCTGACCGACGCGGAGTACTTCTGGGAGCCGGTGGCCGGCTGCTGGAACCTGCGCCCGCGTTCGGCCGGCACCCCACCGGAGGCCGCCGGCGGCGGTGACTTCGTGATCGACTTCGCCGTGCCCGAGCCGGTGCCGCCGCCGGTCACCACGATCGCCTGGCGGATCGGTCATCTCCTGGTCGGCGTGCTCGGCGCACGCAACGCCAGCCACTTCGGCGGTCCGCCGATCGACTATCAGAGCTATGACTATCCGGGAACGGCGGCACTGGCGCTCGAGCGGCTCGACCAGGCGTACGCAGGCTGGATCGGCGGGGTGCGCGGCCTCGACGATGCCGGGCTGGCCCGGCCGTGCGGGGAGTACGGCTTCGAGCAGGACCCGATGGCCGGGCTGGTGCTGCACATCAACCGCGAGACGATCCACCACTGCGCCGAGATCGCCCTGCTGCGCGACCTGTACGCCCACCGTCAGCCACCCCTCGATCCTCGCCCGCCTGGCTGA
- the nadA gene encoding quinolinate synthase NadA, translating into MTITSTPLSLFVLGKESDPQSERGVECPGDLPPASDPALVERARRAKAALGDRLFVLGHHYQRDEVIQFADVTGDSFKLAREAAARPEAEFIVFCGVHFMAESADILTAPEQKVILPDLAAGCSMADMARLAQVEDAWDVLAAAGVADVTVPVTYMNSSADIKAFCGRHGGVVCTSSNAKSVLEWAFQRGEKVLFLPDQHLGRNTAVLQLGLGLDECVVYDPHRPDGGLTAEQLAAAKVILWKGHCSVHGRFTAEAVDDVRARIPGVKVLVHPECQHEVVLKADLVGSTEFIIKTLEQAPEGSAWAIGTELNLVKRLANAHPDKQIAFLEKTVCYCATMNRIDLPHLVWALEQLVEGNVVNQITVDEETSRYAREALQRMLDLPGETAKD; encoded by the coding sequence ATGACCATCACCTCCACCCCGCTGTCGCTCTTCGTGCTGGGCAAGGAGTCGGACCCGCAGTCCGAACGAGGGGTCGAGTGCCCCGGGGACCTGCCGCCCGCCTCCGACCCTGCACTGGTGGAGCGAGCGCGCCGCGCGAAGGCTGCACTGGGCGACCGGCTGTTCGTCCTCGGCCACCACTACCAGCGGGACGAGGTCATCCAGTTCGCCGACGTCACCGGTGACAGCTTCAAGCTGGCCCGCGAGGCGGCTGCCCGGCCGGAGGCCGAGTTCATCGTCTTCTGCGGAGTGCACTTCATGGCGGAGTCCGCCGACATCCTGACCGCGCCGGAGCAGAAGGTGATCCTGCCCGACCTGGCGGCCGGCTGCTCGATGGCCGACATGGCCCGGCTGGCGCAGGTGGAGGATGCCTGGGACGTGCTCGCGGCCGCCGGCGTCGCCGACGTCACCGTGCCGGTGACATACATGAACTCGTCGGCCGACATCAAGGCGTTCTGCGGTCGGCACGGCGGCGTCGTCTGCACCTCCTCCAACGCCAAGTCGGTGCTGGAGTGGGCCTTCCAGCGTGGTGAGAAGGTGCTGTTCCTGCCCGACCAGCATCTCGGCCGCAACACCGCCGTCCTGCAGCTGGGCCTCGGGCTGGACGAGTGCGTCGTCTACGACCCGCACCGGCCCGACGGCGGGCTGACCGCCGAGCAGCTGGCGGCGGCGAAGGTCATCCTGTGGAAGGGCCACTGCTCGGTGCACGGCCGGTTCACGGCCGAGGCCGTCGACGACGTGCGCGCCCGGATCCCCGGCGTCAAGGTGCTGGTGCACCCCGAGTGCCAGCACGAGGTCGTGCTGAAGGCAGACCTGGTCGGCTCCACCGAGTTCATCATCAAGACCCTGGAGCAGGCACCCGAAGGCTCGGCCTGGGCGATCGGCACCGAGCTCAACCTCGTCAAACGGCTCGCGAACGCCCACCCGGACAAGCAGATCGCCTTCCTGGAGAAGACGGTCTGCTACTGCGCCACGATGAACCGGATCGACCTGCCGCATCTGGTCTGGGCGCTCGAACAGCTCGTCGAGGGCAACGTCGTCAACCAGATCACCGTCGACGAGGAGACCAGCCGGTACGCCAGGGAGGCGCTCCAGCGGATGCTGGACCTGCCCGGCGAGACCGCCAAGGACTAG
- the larA gene encoding nickel-dependent lactate racemase, producing MPGTRQIRLAYGRDGLVVDLPSDQTTVIEPSYRPGVADPAAEVRRALREPVAGLPLRERLAAAGASRDSTVAISVCDGTRAQPREVMVPAVLAEIADLVDLDRVTILVATGTHRGNDDAELREMLTDAVVDRVRVVNHDARDPDSLTWCGTAGNGVPVWLNTHWVEADIKITTGFVEPHFFAGFSGGPKMIAPGLAGLDTVLVLHDAARIADPRATWGVTETNPVHDDVRAIAAQTGATYAVDVVMNRDHEIVEAFGGDLLAMHAAACEKARELAMVPVDGPFDVVVTTNSGYPLDQNLYQAVKGMSAGAMVVKPGGVLVAVAECSDGFPDHGSYVDVLTSAESPAALLAQIEGRSETVPDQWQVQIQAKVQTRARVSVHCAGLTGEQLATAHLGAVDDVGAFVLAALAAAGPGARCCVLPEGPQTIPYLR from the coding sequence ATGCCCGGCACCCGACAGATCAGGCTCGCCTACGGCCGCGACGGGCTGGTCGTCGACCTGCCCAGTGACCAGACCACCGTGATCGAGCCGAGCTACCGGCCCGGCGTCGCCGACCCGGCTGCCGAGGTGCGCCGCGCCCTCCGCGAGCCGGTGGCGGGGCTCCCGCTGCGAGAGCGGCTGGCCGCGGCTGGGGCCTCCCGTGACTCGACGGTGGCGATCTCGGTCTGCGACGGCACCCGGGCTCAGCCGCGCGAGGTGATGGTCCCGGCGGTGCTGGCCGAGATCGCCGACCTGGTCGACCTGGACCGCGTGACCATCCTGGTCGCGACCGGCACCCACCGCGGCAACGACGACGCCGAACTCAGGGAGATGCTGACCGACGCTGTGGTCGACCGGGTCCGGGTCGTCAACCACGACGCCCGCGACCCGGACAGCCTGACCTGGTGCGGGACCGCCGGCAACGGTGTGCCGGTGTGGCTGAACACCCACTGGGTGGAGGCCGACATCAAGATCACCACCGGGTTCGTCGAGCCGCACTTCTTCGCCGGCTTCAGCGGCGGCCCGAAGATGATCGCGCCGGGCCTGGCCGGTCTGGACACGGTGCTGGTGCTGCACGACGCGGCCCGGATCGCCGACCCGAGGGCGACCTGGGGGGTGACCGAGACCAACCCGGTGCACGACGACGTCCGGGCGATCGCCGCCCAGACCGGTGCGACCTACGCAGTTGACGTGGTGATGAACCGGGACCATGAGATCGTCGAGGCGTTCGGCGGGGACCTGCTCGCGATGCACGCGGCCGCCTGCGAGAAGGCCAGGGAGCTGGCGATGGTGCCGGTGGACGGTCCGTTCGATGTGGTGGTCACGACCAACTCCGGCTACCCGCTGGACCAGAACCTCTACCAGGCGGTGAAGGGCATGTCGGCAGGCGCGATGGTGGTCAAGCCCGGTGGCGTGCTGGTTGCCGTCGCCGAGTGCTCAGACGGCTTTCCCGACCATGGCTCGTACGTCGACGTCCTGACGTCTGCGGAGTCGCCGGCGGCCCTGCTGGCCCAGATCGAGGGCCGGTCGGAGACCGTGCCGGACCAGTGGCAGGTGCAGATCCAGGCCAAGGTGCAGACCCGGGCGAGGGTCAGCGTGCACTGTGCCGGCCTGACCGGCGAGCAGCTCGCCACGGCGCACCTAGGTGCGGTCGACGATGTCGGCGCCTTCGTCCTCGCCGCACTGGCCGCGGCCGGCCCGGGGGCACGCTGCTGCGTCCTGCCCGAGGGTCCGCAGACGATTCCCTACCTGCGCTGA
- a CDS encoding HesB/IscA family protein has product MTVQDQTTAAPVTDGIVLTDEAASKVAALLEGEGRDDLALRVAVQPGGCSGLRYQLFFDERSLDGDIVKSYGSVNVVTDRMSAPYLSGATIDFVDTIEKQGFTIDNPNAGGSCACGDSFH; this is encoded by the coding sequence ATGACTGTGCAGGACCAGACCACCGCAGCCCCCGTGACCGACGGCATCGTGCTCACCGACGAGGCAGCGAGCAAGGTCGCTGCTCTGCTCGAGGGCGAGGGACGTGACGATCTGGCGCTCCGCGTCGCGGTCCAGCCGGGTGGCTGCTCCGGCCTTCGCTACCAGCTGTTCTTCGACGAGCGCAGCCTGGACGGCGACATCGTCAAGTCCTACGGCAGCGTCAACGTGGTGACCGACCGGATGAGCGCCCCCTACCTGTCCGGCGCCACCATCGACTTCGTCGACACCATCGAGAAGCAGGGTTTCACCATCGACAACCCGAACGCCGGCGGCTCGTGCGCCTGCGGCGACAGCTTCCACTGA
- a CDS encoding glycerate kinase, translating into MRVVVAVDSIGAMSSARAGTAIAEGWPDAEVAVVPMGEAGRGFAQAVADQWGSDLVSGVLDDLIVNLTVGADALLVAPEPPSAQPSTGIDLHGSSVGLGRALRQALQNAATRPARILVDLTAARCHDGGAGLLAALGATADVPLDAGVAALGDLTRLDLDPVIELLGDAELIGVVPGDQTEQLLVGLRGITSLKGREAGDDPARLLATDASLERLARLARPEVLDLPGVGACGGTGMAIAALGGRILSGPAFTAELADLAATVRRADLVVTGCGVFDFAGRGGGVVAEAARQAGAALCPCIVVAGEVLIGGREMRTMGIESAYAVRDSAGDDPTGGDTTAAELAATSRRIARSWSW; encoded by the coding sequence ATGCGTGTAGTGGTGGCCGTCGACTCGATCGGTGCGATGTCATCGGCCCGGGCCGGCACCGCGATCGCCGAGGGTTGGCCTGACGCCGAGGTCGCCGTGGTCCCGATGGGGGAGGCCGGCCGTGGCTTCGCCCAGGCGGTCGCCGACCAGTGGGGCAGCGACCTCGTCTCCGGCGTGCTCGACGACCTCATCGTCAACCTGACGGTCGGCGCGGATGCCCTCCTGGTCGCCCCGGAACCCCCGTCGGCCCAGCCGTCTACAGGTATCGACCTGCACGGCAGCTCGGTGGGGCTGGGACGGGCCCTCCGGCAGGCATTGCAGAACGCCGCGACCCGGCCCGCCCGCATCCTCGTCGACCTGACCGCAGCCCGCTGCCACGACGGCGGCGCCGGCCTGCTGGCTGCCCTGGGAGCCACCGCCGACGTCCCGCTCGATGCAGGAGTGGCCGCCCTCGGCGACCTCACCCGGCTCGACCTGGACCCGGTCATCGAGCTGCTCGGGGACGCCGAGCTCATCGGCGTCGTTCCCGGTGACCAGACCGAACAGCTCCTGGTCGGACTGCGGGGGATCACCTCGCTCAAGGGTCGCGAGGCCGGCGACGACCCGGCGAGGCTGCTGGCCACCGACGCCAGCCTGGAGCGCCTCGCCCGACTGGCTCGACCCGAGGTCCTCGACCTGCCCGGTGTCGGGGCGTGTGGCGGCACCGGCATGGCGATCGCCGCACTCGGCGGCCGGATCCTCTCCGGCCCCGCCTTCACCGCCGAGCTGGCCGACCTGGCCGCGACGGTTCGGCGTGCCGACCTGGTGGTGACCGGCTGCGGCGTGTTCGACTTCGCCGGCCGAGGCGGCGGCGTGGTCGCCGAGGCGGCACGGCAGGCGGGCGCGGCGCTCTGCCCCTGCATCGTGGTCGCCGGCGAGGTTCTGATCGGCGGCCGGGAGATGCGCACGATGGGGATCGAGTCGGCCTACGCGGTCCGGGATTCGGCCGGGGACGATCCCACCGGCGGGGACACCACCGCCGCCGAACTGGCGGCGACCAGCCGCCGGATCGCCCGGTCCTGGTCCTGGTGA
- a CDS encoding PspA/IM30 family protein: MSGIFQRISLIFRAKTDKALDKMEDPRQTLDYSYQRQLELLQKVRRGVADVATSRKRVELQANQLNAQIDKLNQQAQKALQVGREDLAREALTRKSGIAQQLADLQTQHAQLLGEEEKLTRASQRLQAKVDAFRTRKETIKATYSAAEAQTRINEAFSGIGEEMGDVGLAIQRAEDKTAQMQARAGAIDELLASGALEDPTGTAKDDITLELEQLASSSDVENELARMKASLGAGPAAAAPAALEGQGNPTPQSAAPPTQGGYTAPDAGQQWSTGQQQAPGVQQPNHEDLR; the protein is encoded by the coding sequence ATGAGCGGCATTTTTCAGCGCATCTCGTTGATCTTCCGCGCCAAGACCGACAAGGCCTTGGACAAAATGGAAGACCCGCGGCAGACCCTCGACTACTCCTACCAGCGCCAGCTCGAGCTCCTGCAGAAGGTCCGTCGTGGCGTCGCCGACGTTGCCACCAGCCGCAAGCGGGTGGAACTGCAGGCCAACCAGCTCAACGCTCAGATCGACAAGCTCAACCAGCAGGCGCAGAAGGCTCTTCAGGTCGGTCGTGAGGACCTGGCCCGCGAGGCGCTGACCCGCAAGTCGGGTATCGCCCAGCAGCTGGCCGACCTGCAGACCCAGCACGCCCAGCTGCTCGGCGAGGAGGAGAAGCTCACCCGCGCCAGCCAGCGGCTGCAGGCCAAGGTCGACGCCTTCCGGACCCGCAAGGAGACCATCAAAGCGACCTACTCCGCAGCCGAGGCGCAGACCCGGATCAACGAGGCCTTCTCCGGCATCGGAGAGGAGATGGGCGACGTCGGGCTGGCCATCCAGCGCGCGGAGGACAAGACCGCCCAGATGCAGGCCCGGGCCGGTGCCATCGACGAGCTGCTCGCCAGCGGTGCACTGGAGGACCCGACCGGTACGGCCAAGGACGACATCACCCTCGAACTCGAGCAGCTGGCCTCGTCCTCCGACGTCGAGAACGAGCTGGCCCGGATGAAGGCATCCCTCGGCGCCGGTCCGGCCGCGGCTGCGCCCGCCGCCCTCGAGGGTCAGGGCAACCCGACGCCGCAGTCGGCGGCGCCGCCCACCCAGGGTGGCTACACCGCCCCGGACGCCGGCCAGCAGTGGTCGACCGGGCAGCAGCAGGCTCCTGGGGTGCAGCAGCCGAACCACGAGGACCTGCGATGA